A stretch of Cryptococcus neoformans var. neoformans JEC21 chromosome 10 sequence DNA encodes these proteins:
- a CDS encoding DNA clamp loader, putative: MAGPAKRARHHDENSASPADSTSPTPAASAPPAATDLSAPSTPTTAPPTTRAHSASRRPATRSTQSNNTHFTIATRQTNFALHASNSMPAPSGPGMRGVGRAGMNGGSGRALPAGPSTRSGGAGTLQRTQSAPVIASPAQIKAAAGASGGETEPPKGGCDSLGLGERRFGKGKENIPPKKDEDQQPEPARKRMRVTSRGSYSGQGGRKRSGSVNSVRSETTSSSRHSSLAPSFSSASISGWGGPRFPSPSPSQASSFDASSFDRLSVSDRSGHAAHLPKNRPVTRSIAMLPTPPPSTPPEETAAARDVLGVDILEASDAETEKAPANPYKQLKSFLRLSTSFTAGASVDETIIGRQEEKSAIRAYVGTSEAESDVGMYVSGPPGTGKTALVTAMGRELAEDGWKVVEIGCMGIKATDMWKEIGEALDCGKTENDIRKYVAQEENKVFIILDEVDSLMPPPPAAAPPSISHLFAKLFALPLTSSTTKLIAISNTLDLTVRARLVLPNSMHPQVLPFKAYGQTEMSAIVNARVNAAKVEGVKVDTTAITLLGKKVEAQNGDLRMCLGVLGSAISFAEAEWTRKISQAANDPEPKPVAMTKVAVSHILKALTSYTAQLRAAAGSSSASSAGSRSATGKKVKSVQLQGKMVLVAMLVYLSRTRAGMNGCPAMGNSGTNTPSTPTASGTDIPASALYATYSHLLSHTTSPFPPAPESDYRDLLSNLETLGLITLTSSSGRGISASASKVGFCVREEDVKDGLWSAEGQSKGTADEEVKKLWEREEAKVKRVREKMALTKADDEMNA; this comes from the exons ATGGCTGGCCCAGCGAAGCGTGCCCGTCACCACGACGAAAACTCTGCATCTCCAGCAGACAGCACATCCCCCACTCCCGCTGCCTCAGCCCCGCCCGCCGCCACAGACCTCTCCGCGCCGTCCACCCCCACCACAGCTCCGCCCACCACCCGTGCACACTCTGCCTCGCGCAGGCCGGCCACGAGGTCCACACAGTCGAACAACACCCACTTCACTATCGCTACCCGCCAGACCAACTTCGCTCTCCACGCGTCCAACTCTATGCCCGCGCCGTCCGGTCCTGGCATGCGGGGCGTCGGTCGTGCAGGAATGAATGGTGGTAGCGGGCGCGCCTTACCAGCCGGGCCGAGCACACGATCAGGTGGTGCCGGCACGTTACAACGTACACAGTCTGCTCCTGTCATCGCGTCTCCGGCGCAGATCAAGGCCGCAGCGGGCGCTAGTGGAGGTGAAACAGAGCCTCCGAAAGGTGGCTGCGACAGCTTGGGATTGGGTGAACGAAGATTtggcaagggcaaggaaaaTATTCCTCCCAAAAAAGATGAGGACCAGCAGCCTGAACCTGCCAGGAAGCGTATGAGAGTGACCAGCAGAGGCTCCTACAGCGGGCAAGGAGGTAGGAAGAGGAGTGGAAGTGTTAACAGTGTGCGTAGTGAGACTACCAGCA gcAGCCGGCATTCATCACTCGCaccgtccttctcctcagcctcCATCAGCGGCTGGGGCGGTCCTCgcttcccatccccatccccttctcaagcatcttctttcgacgcctcctcctttgaCAGACTTTCCGTCAGTGACAGATCGGGCCATGCCGCTCATCTGCCCAAAAACCGACCTGTCACCCGCAGCATCGCCATGCTCCCCACACCTCCTCCGTCAACCCCTCCCGAGGAAACTGCAGCCGCTCGTGATGTCTTGGGAGTAGACATTTTAGAGGCAAGTGATGCAGAGACGGAGAAAGCACCTGCAAACCCGTACAAGCAGCTTAAATCTTTCCTCCGGTTGTCGACGAGCTTTACAGCTGGTGCTTCGGTTGATGAGACGATTATTGGGAGACAAGAGGAAAAGTCGGCTATCAGGGCGTATGTTGGCACGTCAGAGGCCGAGAGTGATGTGGGCATGTATGTGTCTGGACCTCCGGGGACGGGCAAGACGGCACTTGTCACGGCGATGGGTAGAGAATTGGcagaggatggatggaaggtggtggaaaTTGGATGTATGGGGATCAAGGCCACGGATATGTGGAAGGAAATAGGAGAAGCCCTAGATTGTGGCAAGACAGAAAATGATATCAGGAAATACGTGGCTCAAGAGGAGAACAAGGT TTTCATTATCCTCGATGAAGTCGACTCTCTCatgcctcctccccctGCCGCCGCCCcaccttccatttcccatCTTTTCGCCAAGCTTTTCGCTCTCCCTCTCACCTCATCCACCACAAAACTCATCGCCATCTCCAACACCCTTGACCTCACCGTCCGCGCTCGTCTCGTCCTTCCAAACAGCATGCATCCTCAAGTCTTGCCATTCAAGGCTTATGGGCAAACCGAAATGAGCGCAATCGTTAACGCGCGCGTCAACGCTGCCAAGGTTGAAGGCGTCAAGGTGGACACCACGGCCATCACCCTCCTTGGGAAAAAGGTGGAAGCTCAGAACGGTGACTTGCGCATGTGTCTTGGCGTCCTCGGCTCTGCCATCTCCTTTGCCGAGGCAGAATGGACCAGGAAAATTTCTCAGGCCGCTAATGACCCCGAGCCGAAACCTGTGGCTATGACCAAGGTCGCCGTCTCACACATTCTCAAAGCCCTCACATCTTACACTGCTCAACTCCGTGCTGCTGCCGGTTCTTCCTCGGCTTCCTCCGCTGGCTCAAGATCTGCCACTGGCAAAAAAGTCAAGTCGGTACAACTTCaagggaagatggtgcTTGTCGCCATGTTGGTGTACTTGTCTCGTACACGGGCTGGTATGAATGGTTGCCCGGCTATGGGCAACAGCGGAACAAACACCCCTTCCACCCCTACCGCCTCTGGGACAGATATCCCTGCTTCCGCGCTTTACGCTACTTACTCCCACCTTCTTTCGCACACCACTTCACCATTCCCTCCAGCTCCAGAAAGTGACTATCGCGACTTGCTCTCCAACCTTGAAACTCTCGGCTTGATCACTCTCACTTCTAGTTCCGGCCGGGGTATTTCCGCGAGCGCAAGCAAGGTGGGGTTCTGtgtgagagaagaggacgtGAAAGATGGTTTGTGGTCCGCGGAGGGGCAAAGTAAAGGTACAGCTGAtgaggaggtgaagaagtTATGGGAGCGGGAGGAGGCCAAAGTGAAGCgggtgagggagaagatggcttTGACCAAGGCGGATGATGAAATGAACGCGTGA
- a CDS encoding lactate transporter, putative — MSTSHLPHHAQEQKLRHEDESEFALPARRSSSIRDQLAAWHANRGDRSFLRCMIPSLRQPVAGEEPETKNPFKIIRAVSPFGWLMFFSGWLAWTIDGYDFFCVPLTLDSLAEQFDVAPSSITTAITLTLLFRSLGAVIIGLCADRYGRKWTLVFNCLLIMVFELGSGFVNTYQQFLAVRSLFGIAMGGIWGCAAATGLENVPPIARGLCSGILQQGYSCGYLLAAVINLTVVPKSEYGWRAIYLMGAGFSLLAAIVRSCLPESRQFIVAREEAKAKGISSKQASKNFIRELSNMFRTNWLRWIWAVCLMTFFSFFAHGSQDLYPTYLKTTKGLSSPLASKATIISNCGAIVGGTIAGHVSQFVGRRFAILACCVYTACWIPLWILPDSFAGLAAGGFFIQSGVQGAWGVVPVYLGEIAPPAFRALFGGLCYQLGNMASAGSAQIEANAGKSLKLAGTDIPDYAAINGILIGAVIAFGIIVVFLGPEADGSHFEKAKVAIERGGGEVAPTELFENNTDVHRQFLDKPELSHLEV; from the exons ATGTCCACCTCACACCTTCCTCACCACGCACAGGAGCAAAAGCTTCGCCACGAAGATGAGTCTGAATTCGCCCTTCCAGCGCGCCGCTCCTCTTCTATCCGCGATCAATTAGCAGCATGGCACGCCAACAGAGGGGACAGGTCCTTTTTGAGATGTATGATTCCCAGTCTACGACAGCCCGTCGCTGGAGAAGAACCTGAAACAAAGAACCCTTTTAAAATCATTCGAGCTGTTTCCCCTTTTGGATGGTTGATGTTTTTCTCG GGGTGGCTCGCATGGACAATCGATGGTTACGACTTTTTCTGTGTTCCCCTCACCCTTGACTCCTTAGCAGAGCAATTCGATGTCGCCCCCAGCTCCATTACTACTGCCATCACTCTTACCCTTCTATTTCGTTCATTGGGTGCCGTTATCATTGGTCTTTGTGCCGACCGTTATGGACGAAAGTGGACCTTGGTTTTCAACTGCCTTTTGATCATGGTATTCGAGCTTGGATCTGGGTTTGTCAACACGTACCAGCAATTCTTGGCCGTCAG GAGTTTGTTCGGTATTGCTATGGGCGGTATCTGGGGGTGTGCTGCAGCCAC TGGTCTTGAGAATGTGCCTCCTATTGCCAGAGGCTTGTGCAGTGGTATTCTCCAGCAGGGTTACTCCTGTGGTTACCTTCTCGCCGCTG TCATCAATCTGACTGTCGTTCCAAAAAGCGAGTACGGTTGGCGAGCAATCTACCTCATGGGCGCGGGTTTCTCCCTGCTCGCCGCTATTGTCAGGTCTTGTCTCCCGGAATCCCGACAATTCATTGTcgctcgagaagaagccaaggcGAAGGGTATTTCCAGCAAACAGGCCTCTAAGAATTTCATCCGAGAACTAAGCAACATGTTCAGAACTAACT GGCTTCGATGGATCTGGGCTGTCTGCCTTATGACTTTCTTC AGCTTCTTCGCCCACGGTAGTCAGGACCTTTACCCGACTTACCTTAAGACCACCAAAGGTCTTTCCAGTCCTCTCGCCTCCAAGGCTACTATCATCTCTAA CTGTGGCGCTATCGTCGGTGGTACTATTGCTGGTCACGTCTCTCAATTTGTCGGCAGGCGGTTCGCAATCTTGGCGTGTTGTGTTTACACG GCTTGCTGGATTCCTCTTTGGATTCTTCCCGATAGCTTTGCTGGacttgctgctggtggttT cttcaTTCAAAGTGGTGTTCAGGGAG CTTGGGGTGTTGTCCCTGTGTACCTCGGCGAAATTGCTCCTCCAGCTTTCCGTGCTCTCTTCGGTGGCCTCTGCTACCAA CTTGGTAACATGGCCTCTGCAGGTTCTGCTCAAATCGAAGCCAACGCTGGTAAATCCCTCAAACTGGCCGGTACCGACATCCCAGACTACGCTGCTATCAACGGTATCCTCATCGGTGCTGTCATTGCCTTTGGTATCATTGTCGTTTTCCTCGGTCCCGAGGCGGACGGATCCCATTTCGAAAAGGCCAAGGTCGCTATCGAGCGAGGCGGCGGCGAAGTTGCTCCTACCGAGTTGTTTGAGAACAACACCGATGTACATAGACAGTTCTTGGACAAGCCTGAACTTTCACACCTTGAAGTCTGA
- a CDS encoding carboxylic acid transport protein, putative, whose amino-acid sequence MSTSHLPHHAQEQKIRHEDESEFALPARRSSSIRDQLAAWHANRGDRSFLRCMIPSLRQPVAGEEPETKNPFKIIRAVSPFGWLMFFSGWLAWTIDGYDFFCVSLTLDSLAEQFDVSPSSITTAITLTLLFRSLGAVIIGLCADRYGRKWTLVFNCLLIMVFELGSGFVNTYQQFLAVRSLFGIAMGGIWGCAAATGLENVPPIARGLCSGILQQGYSCGYLLAAVINLTVVQQSKYGWRAIYFFGAGFSLLAAIVRACLPESRQFIVAREEAKAKGISSKQASKNFIRELGNMFRTNWLRWIWAVCLMTFFNFFSHGSQDLYPTYLKTTKGLSSSLASKATIISNCGAIVGGTIAGHVSQFVGRRFAILVCCIYTACWIPLWILPDSFAGLAAGGFFIQSGVQGAWGVVPVYLGEIAPPAFRALFGGLCYQLGNMASAGSAQIEADAGKSLKLAGTDIPDYAAINGILIGAVIAFGIIVVFLGPEADGSHFEKAKVAIERGGGEVAPTELFENNTDVHRQFLDKPELSHIEKSEVQHKEMA is encoded by the exons ATGTCCACCTCACACCTTCCTCACCACGCACAGGAGCAAAAGATTCGCCACGAAGATGAGTCTGAATTCGCCCTTCCAGCGCGCCGCTCCTCTTCTATCCGCGATCAATTAGCAGCATGGCACGCCAACAGAGGGGACAGGTCCTTTTTGAGATGTATGATTCCCAGTCTACGACAGCCCGTCGCTGGAGAAGAACCTGAAACAAAGAACCCTTTTAAAATCATTCGAGCTGTTTCCCCTTTTGGATGGTTGATGTTTTTCTCG GGGTGGCTCGCATGGACAATTGATGGTTACGACTTTTTCTGTGTTTCCCTCACCCTTGACTCCTTAGCAGAGCAATTCGATGTCTCTCCCAGCTCCATTACTACTGCCATCACTCTTACCCTTCTATTTCGTTCATTGGGTGCCGTTATCATTGGTCTTTGTGCCGACCGTTATGGACGAAAGTGGACCTTGGTTTTCAACTGCCTTTTGATCATGGTATTCGAGCTTGGATCTGGGTTTGTCAACACGTACCAGCAATTCTTGGCCGTCAG GAGTTTGTTCGGTATTGCTATGGGCGGTATCTGGGGGTGTGCTGCAGCCAC TGGTCTTGAGAATGTGCCTCCTATTGCCAGAGGCTTGTGCAGTGGTATTCTCCAGCAGGGTTACTCCTGTGGCTACCTTCTCGCTGCAG TCATCAATCTGACTGTCGTTCAGCAGAGCAAGTACGGTTGGCGAGCGATCTATTTCTTCGGTGCCGGTTTCTCTCTGCTAGCCGCTATTGTCAGGGCTTGTCTCCCGGAATCCCGACAATTCATTGTcgctcgagaagaagccaaggcGAAGGGTATTTCCAGCAAACAGGCCTCTAAGAATTTTATCCGAGAATTGGGCAACATGTTCAGAACTAACT GGCTTCGATGGATATGGGCTGTCTGCCTTATGACTTTCTTC aacttcttctcccacgGTAGTCAGGACCTTTACCCGACTTACCTTAAGACCACTAAAGGTCTTTCCAGTTCTCTCGCCTCCAAGGCTACTATCATCTCTAA CTGTGGCGCTATCGTCGGTGGTACTATTGCTGGTCACGTCTCTCAATTTGTAGGCAGGCGGTTCGCAATCTTGGTGTGTTGTATTTACACG GCTTGCTGGATTCCTCTTTGGATTCTTCCCGATAGCTTCGCTGGacttgctgctggtggttT cttcaTTCAAAGTGGTGTCCAGGGAG CTTGGGGTGTTGTCCCTGTTTACCTCGGCGAAATTGCTCCTCCAGCTTTCCGTGCTCTCTTCGGTGGTCTCTGCTACCAA CTTGGTAACATGGCCTCTGCAGGTTCTGCTCAAATCGAAGCCGATGCTGGTAAATCCCTCAAGCTGGCCGGTACCGACATCCCAGACTACGCTGCTATCAACGGTATCCTCATCGGTGCTGTCATTGCCTTTGGTATCATTGTCGTTTTCCTCGGTCCCGAGGCGGACGGATCCCATTTCGAAAAGGCCAAGGTCGCTATCGAGCGAGGCGGGGGCGAAGTTGCTCCTACCGAGTTGTTTGAGAACAACACCGATGTACATAGACAGTTCTTGGACAAGCCTGAGCTTTCACACATTGAGAAGTCTGAGGTTCAGCACAAGGAAATGGCTTAA
- a CDS encoding expressed protein, which translates to MSQSSSSRDTMGESSSSTPEISSAGRLISHFEDKERSHDPESLRERKQDREDYELSEFDSSSEEESHSLLPYHLLPFGKGKKSGHWALSERPVRRLRPMILSFGAFTIIGILVTAYLFLGESIPYESFSPAPNAANLSLSDPLDNESADSQSWKFMAKSLKSDPTHIVIPAHEAPSIALLEPLHDRLPYSMLSQYFSSGRLPSSVSPSNVPPQRPLDLVYLFVNASSPYWFREMEARAVLEDVKVGKGSGRSRHWRDNGELRAAVRSGVKALGDEAGRVHVVTADWPVREEDTELQVEAGKWRIGQIAEWLDWDSQKREGRLKWHFHSEIFQLPKDGGVVDLGRSVPRNERAEDEKGTQTWNKWQSEEAWRNESLPSFNSFGIEQRLAWVEGLSENYVSFNDDMFLLRPLSTSDFRHPLAGNLVRFDPGLLVPEVMTPDQLSDPGEWGALQHANQLLSARFSAHKRFYMHHLPKTQSRTILHEASIMWSPQLSTASTRGFRESKRGEGDVEMAWLITHLRVERWREALLWSWIVAKLGREEDVWEENEKREMKKVLGMTSSQGEEIEKAEITRGTRSTLSDLDALTEAAGWEGPKATDYHFSSMDGHLSSSPDDPASGAQCTFHFSTCLPANFFDSSTSFSASSMFTRLAFERPECGDCLITALIKASGRRGLSAFLPEEDQVFYPEQEEEKGMWKRSEPTLPLVSSWKDGDFSLRANVKAGQDVWDGFEAREDGGVSLRAWCIKLLSRYNYVYGSTPSRFTPVHSFYQLSSALESVDNTPEVAMLCINDDQADSGSDKSRQKFGTWMEGRWGGVIQGVDWERPNVSWVD; encoded by the exons ATGTCGCAGTCAAGCAGTTCCCGCGATACCATGGGAgagtcatcttcatctacTCCCGAGATTTCTAGCGCTGGCCGCCTGATATCCCATTTTGAGGACAAAGAACGGTCACACGACCCCGAATCATTACGGGAGCGAAAACAAGACAGAGAAGATTATGAGCTGTCTGAGTttgactcttcttccgaggAAGAGTCCCACAGCTTACTACCATACCATCTTCTACCATTTGGGAAAGGCAAGAAATCGGGTCATTGGGCACTGTCCGAGAGGCCCGTCAGGCGCCTCCGCCCAATGATTCTGTCATTCGGCGCCTTCACCATAATCGGTATACTTGTGACCGCGTATCTGTTTTTGGGTGAATCCATACCTTACGAATCCTTTTCCCCGGCGCCAAATGCTGCAAATCTGAGCCTATCAGACCCCCTAGACAACGAAAGTGCCGATTCTCAGTCATGGAAATTCATGGCTAAGAGTCTCAAATCCGATCCCACGCATATTGTGATTCCCGCTCATGAAGCGCCGTCGATTGCATTACTTGAACCACTGCATGACCGATTACCCTATTCAATGCTTTCACAATACTTCTCCTCCGGTCGATTACCGTCTTCAGTTTCGCCGTCCAATGTACCTCCGCAACGCCCTCTTGACCTCGTATATCTATTCGTGAATGCCTCGTCTCCGTATTGGTTCCGAGAGATGGAGGCGCGCGCGGTCTtggaagatgtcaaggtCGGCAAAGGATCCGGCAGATCACGTCACTGGAGAGATAACGGCGAGCTTCGAGCCGCGGTGCGATCCGGTGTAAAGGCCTTGGGTGACGAAGCTGGTCGGGTACATGTTGTGACCGCCGACTGGCCAGTACGAGAGGAAGACACTGAGCTTCAAGTGGAAGctgggaaatggagaatAGGGCAAATTGCGGAATGGTTGGATTGGGACAGCCAGAAAAGAGAGGGGAGACTAAAGTGGCACTTTCATTCCGAAATCTTCCAACTACCCAAAGACGGAGGAGTTGTGGACCTGGGAAGGTCAGTGCCCAGGAACGAACGggcggaggatgagaaaggTACCCAGACCTGGAATAAATGGCAAAGTGAGGAAGCGTGGAGAAACGAGTCCCTTCCTAGTTTCAATTCGTTTGGCATCGAGCAGCGTCTGGCATGGGTCGAAGGCTTGTCTGAGAACTA TGTCTCCTTCAATGATGACATGTTCCTCCTA CGACCACTCTCAACTTCTGACTTCCGACATCCTCTAGCTGGGAACCTCGTCCGTTTTGATCCCGGGTTACTCGTACCTGAAGTCATGACTCCGGACCAGCTTTCTGACCCAGGAGAGTGGGGTGCTCTTCAACACGCTAACCAGCTGCTATCCGCCCGCTTTTCGGCCCACAAGCGCTTCTACATGCACCATCTCCCAAAAACCCAATCAAGAACTATTTTGCATGAAGCCAGTATCATGTGGTCCCCCCAACTTAGCACAGCGAGCACCAGGGGGTTCAGAGAGAGCAAGCGTGGTGAAGGTGATGTGGAGATGGCGTGGTTGATAACCCATCTGAGAGtagagagatggagagaagcacTTCTTTGGAGTTGGATTGTAGCAAAGCTGGGCCGCGAGGAGGATGTTTgggaagaaaatgaaaagagagagatgaaaaaggTCTTGGGAATGACTTCCAGccaaggagaggagattgaaaagGCGGAAATTACAAGGGGAACTAGATCAACCTTGAGTGATCTGGACGCCCTGACGGAGGCTGCTGGTTGGGAAGGACCGAAAGCTACTGATTATCATTTTT CTTCTATGGATGGAcatctctcatcatcgcccGACGACCCCGCGTCAGGAGCTCAATGCACCTTCCATTTCAGCACCTGTCTACCTGCCAACTTTTTCGACTCATCGACTTCTTTCTCAGCTTCCAGTATGTTCACGCGTCTTGCCTTCGAACGTCCTGAATGTGGCGATTGCCTCATCACTGCTTTAATTAAAGCTTCCGGTAGACGCGGTCTCTCAGCATTTCTTCCTGAGGAGGATCAGGTATTCTACCCagaacaggaagaagagaagggcatgtggaagaggagtgAACCTACACTTCCATTAGTTAGTTCatggaaggatggagacTTCAGTTTGAGAGCGAATGTAAAGGCCGGACAAGATGTTTGGGATGGTTTTGAGGCcagggaagatggtggagtTAGTTTGAGGGCTTGGTGTATAAAATTATTGTCACGATATAATTACGTCTATG GCTCTACACCATCTCGCTTTACCCCTGTTCACTCATTCTACCAACTCTCCTCCGCTTTGGAGTCGGTTGACAATACCCCTGAGGTAGCCATGCTCTGTATTAATGATGACCAGGCAGACTCTGGTTCGGATAAGTCGAGACAGAAATTTGGAACTTGGATGGAAGGTCGATGGGGAGGGGTTATACAGGGTGTCGACTGGGAGAGGCCTAATGTGAGCTGGGTTGATTGA